DNA from Brassica napus cultivar Da-Ae chromosome C4, Da-Ae, whole genome shotgun sequence:
gctagtccaccaatttagggagtattatgaagtttaactcaattaattgacaaaaagttaaaatgatgcccatgtactatcaaagagagtttaatatacattaatacaaatgtagaatgtgtttagaaattttaaaataacacaaaagatcataggcttcagtatatagaacatttaccgaaaaacttaatattttcgtaggggttgttaacacatagattttgagaaaatttcaaaaatataaaaatactgttttaatgcatagttgcatccttcactaacatatgatgaagatcaaagaggtttggaacctttattgtctctgtttttcaagaaaatagtgattttattgtggttagtccaccaatttagggagtattatgtagttttactatattaattgagaaaatgTTTAACTGATatccatgtatcatgaaagagagtttaatatacattaatacaaatttataatgtgtttagaaagttaaaaaaaaacctaaagatcataggcttcagtatatacaacattttctgaaaaactcaatatttttgtagggggttaacacatagattttggaacaaatttaaaaatatgaaaaatactgttttaatgaaCAGTTGCATTATTAACTAACATacgatgaagttcaaagaggtttgtaacttttgttgtctccgtttctctagaaaatagtgattttatagtggttagtccaccaatttagggagtgttatgaagttttactaaattaattgacaaaaaattaaaacgatgcctatgtaccatgaaagagagtttattatacattaatgaaaatgtataatgtgtttaaaaatttttaaacaacacaaaagatcataggcttcagtatataaaacatttaccgaaaaactcaaaatcttcataggggttaacacatagattttgaaattttttaaaaatatgaaaatattgttttaatgcatagttgcattcttcactaacatatgatgaaggtcaaagaggtttgaaacttttcttttctccgtttctctagaaaatatcgattttatagttattagttcaccaatttaaggagtattgtgaagttttactaaattaataaacaaaaaaaattaaacgatgcccatgtaccatgaaagagagtttattatacactaatacaaatgtagaatgtgtttagaaattttaaaacaacacaaaagatcataggtttcagtatatagaatatttaccgaaaacccaatattttcgtaggggtacacatagattctgagaaaaattcaaaaatatgaaaatattgttttaatgcatagttgaatccttcACAACATATGATggaagtcaaagaggtttggaacctttgttgtctatgttttttctagaaaatagcgattttatagtggttagtccaccaatttagagagtattgcgaagttttactaaattaattgacaaaaagttaaaacgatgcccaagtaccatgaaagagagtttaatatacattaatacaaatgtagaatgtgttaagaaattttaaactaatacaattatatagttttcaaatacactaaaataaaaatttcaaaccactgcttatcaaaattttataaaacatattgattaataaattatattttgttaaaaatattctcATTCTTTTAAAAAGCAgatcaaaatctattttttgtttaattaccGTCAGGTACGCCATATTTTAATTGAGAAAATGGGAGACTTAAACGTTCTTTGACATCCATATCACTTTTTGGATTAATGAAATTAAAGTCGTgatgttaactacataacatcATTAAGTTGAGGGATGTTGTCATGCATAACATATACTTCGTGTAGTCTGGTATACATTAATTTAGTTTGCATGGCTAGCCATGTGATGGTCAATACTTCATGTAGCCAGCAATCATTTTTCCTttcatcaaatattaaaatctcaTATGAGGAATATATTtggtataatattaataaatgtaatagttacaataaattaatattattaatacattgaaaatttatttgaaaaacaactcttcaaaattattttgtatgaccttaaatatacaaattttaaaatcatgtctCCACATCTATGAAATTTGTCCAACATAAATAcacaattacaaaatattagctatcaaatattaaacacatgactttaaaattaaaaaaaaatatatattttttaaaataaataaattttgaaacgcgagttaaaatctaatatatactACTATGATTCTGCACTTGGTTTTTCAAGTTATTTACGGAGGAATGCTGTtaccttttttcttttgttttctatcTTTAAAAAACGctagcattatatataattaatccaaattcatctttaatataaaccaataacctTACCGCAATATTTAATATACTTCTGTTTTTAAGTTTATTCCAATCAAAATACACTAGAAAAACTAACCAATtacatttctcttttttttgtcaaactaaCCAATtacagtataacctctttaaattaatactctttaaattaatatacactaaaaatttctataaaataatataattttataatcctaaattgagtttttggttcaattagtatatcgataaattaataatcactataaattaataaaaaatatagcttTGGTGTagtctcaacattattaatatatagaggtttcactgtaCATTTTTCGGgtttaacaaatttttaaaatccaaaaagtTGTTCAAATTGAAGTCAATTGAAATATTTATCTTTGTAGACTAAATATTATAAAGCctattttaaaaaacactaacataaatatttgatagAGAACTTTCTTTGTATTTCTTTGGGTTAACGATCTATTTTCCCCACGAGAACTATCATATAGCATCAGATTCCCACCAAACTATGACTTCGTGCTAAATCTCCATGAATTAAAAGTTTCAAATCTATTTATCCCTGAAACAATAGTTCGAAACTTAATTATCCATATACAATGGTTTTAATTGGTTTATTCTAAACCaactaaaccaaaacaaaacccaATTAACTAACAAATACAATGTCGGGTTCTCCGCCTCTAACCCATCACACATCGCCTTCGAGcatcaccacaatcattccTCCTCCGCGCGACTAAACGCAGTTCCTCCGGTGGAAACTCCATCACTGtgaatcatcatcatatatGCTTAGACAACCATTCTCTCTCCgattgtatcttcaaatcttgcGGCTCAGTTTGTCTATCTGTTCTCGAGCATCCAAAGATGAGAGCTGTTCTAACGCAAGTTGGGTTAACGCAAGCTCGAGTGCTGTTCATCATTATCATCTCATATGAGGAATATATTtggtataatattaataaatgtaatagccacaataaattaaaattattaatacattgaaaattaatttgaaaaacaaCTCTTCAAAATTGTTTTGTATGAccttaaatatacaaattttaaaatcattccTCCACATCTATGAAATTTGTCCAACAAatacacaattaaaaaatattagttatcaaatattaaacacatgactttaaaattaacaaataaatatatattttttaaataaataaattttaaaacgcgagttaaaatctagtatatacCACTAGGATTATGCCCTTGGTTTTTCAAGTTATTTACGTAGGAATGCCAttacctttttcttttgttttctttctttaaaaaacgctggctttatatataattaatcgaaattcatctttaatataaaacaataaCCTTACCGCAATATTTAATATACttccatttttaagtttattccAAGCCAAATACACTAAAAAACTAAccaattacatatatatatatatatatgtatgtaatcGATGTGTCAATTGTATATGAGATATTGCAATTAAAGAATTGAAGAAATCATTCCTAATTAATAGTGGATATCTTTGACGATTTTTTTATTCTGTGTAttgaaaagtattttttttaatcaatgagTTTAAGAATGGGTGTTCTCTAAAATTGTTATATAATTCAATGAATCAAGTTGTGGTTGATGTTTTTACAATCTCAAATTTTATTctattaaatatgtaaaatatttaataaattacaatatgttgatgtttttacaatctcaaattttattctattaaatatgtaaaatatttaataaattacaatatgttgaacaaaaaaattaaatcagtttttataaaattatttaaaaaacataaacagTGCAAAggatcaaaaattatattataattttgatcTAATCTCAAGTCAAAAAATAAGTTGGAACctaacaaaaatacaaatagaGCTTcgtaatatatatttcaaattattttcacaaACACAAACCAATATGACAAAATAAGTTGCATCTTCTATTCACAAATTTAAGATAGAGGAATAAACTATGCAGttataacaattttaataaaatatttctcatattaatttcaattatttaattaacatagTATAAAGGTGGGTCATAATTCTTTCCACTCCCAGAAATTTAGTACaccataaaaacaaataaaataaatttgaacttcaaaatatagataaaaatggaattataatttctattaaaaataaatttgtcaaTCAAAAATAATCgagtaaaatattaaaatacacaTGTTTTCATAACGaaccaaataaatttataatataatttgaaactGTAAAACATATTGATTAGGGTATTTTTGATATCAGGActgtattaataaaaaataaagtgaatATCCGACCAAAAACTTGGTGCGCAAGGCTgtatcaataaaaaataaggATAGTGAATATGAGAGtaaagaacctaaccttggtgGGCAAGGCTATTTCTCTGTATTAATGGAGATGTTTTAGGTGGAGAAGATGGAAGATCATTAGATCTCTCTTGGCTTTTTGTTTAACAGCACTGATCATGTCTTTGTTTCTCAGCCGTCTCCGCCTTGAGGTGAGAAGATCCTCCTCTGTTTCCCTTCTTCTCTCTAAGGGCTTCTCAACTTCCTTGCGGCAAACCCCTCCTTGTTCCATCATGGGCGCTTTTCCTCGTGAAGACGGCGGTCTAAGAAGACTCGCAGTTGCCTATGCTCATAAACCTTCCGTGACTCAACTGGACAAGGTGATACCTTTGGGGTTGGGGTTGGTGTTTAACTGTTATGATGATGACGACTTGGATGATGAAAAAACCCTAACGATAGGGGCATCTCATGGGTGGGTAGCTACTCTGAAGAAAGATGGAATCCTGCGTCTACAAGACGATTTTAACCCTGTGGCATCGGATGCAAATCCGAAACGTATCCCTCTGCCTCCTCTTGTGACTCTTCCTCATTGCCAAACCAATATCATCACCAACGTGTCAATGTCATCATCTTCTCCAGAGGATGATGAGGACTGTGTCGTGGCTGTCAAGTTCTTAGGACCTCAGCTCAGCTTTTGCAAACCAGCAGCTGGTCAGAGTAGACCGGAGTGGACAAACATTAAGATCGAAAACCCTTGCTTCTTCTCCTCCCGTGTCATGTATTCCGAGAAAGACAACATGTTTCGCATTCCCGGATCTGGAGGACACCTCATCGGGTCATGGGACCCTTGCAATCCCAGCGATGACCCCAAGCTGCACAAAGTAGAGTTCCAAAACCTTCCTAAGCTTCCCATGGCCACACGTGAGCTTATGGATTCGTGCTTCACGAGCGAGCACTTGGTTGAGTCAAGACCCACCGGTGAGACTTTTTTGGTTAAGCAGTACAAGAAGACAGCCAAGAACAAGGAAGGTGTTGACATAATGAAAACAGAATTTTTAATGGTGTTCAAGCTAGACGATGAAGGAAACGCTGTCTGCATTCAACGCATGGGAGATCTCAACATGTTCCTCTCAATGTCTGAACCTTTCTGTGTCCTTGCTTCTTCCTTTCCTGGCATGCTCTCTAGCACCGTTCACATCTATGATTATGATGATATGGGATATGTGTATATGGATGACTTCCCCTTCCACATCTATAGAGTAAGTGGTCCACATCTTGTCCCTTATCAGATTCCACCTCAAGATATCATCGAAAACTAGTTTTGTAATGTTGTCTTTTGTTATATGCCTTCTCTTTGGAGAAATTTCTGCTTTACTACTCTCAGGGGCAATATTACTTTTGAACTGCTATATCCAAATTATTGTTATCTGCTCCTTTGAAATTATTTTGATCTTATACTAATCTTGTGATAACAACTAACTGCATGAGATGAAGCATCTCTGAGTTTTGTCATTCTATTAATGCCAATTAATCGAATACTGTCACTCTTCTCAGCCAATAAGTAATGTTTAAACCTTTAAGcatgtgtttctttttttgggGGAAAATTTTGCATCAAATAAAGTTGTGGTGTGAACAAATAATAGCTATCATTTTTCATAATTAAGTACACAACTAATTTTGTAGAGAGTTTTAGCCGGCATGGATGGTCGTATGTGATACTTGTAATTTGTAAACCCTTCACAGACCAAAAAACAGAGTAACACATAATCCATGTGAAGGGTTTACAAGTAAATTGtgtatagtattttttaaacattGAACAAAACAACGTATAGTAATACTTTTCATATTTACAAACCCGAGTTACagatttcaagaaaaaaataataatttacataAGAAGCTAACGTGACGTAGAAGCTAGAGCAACCGCTTGTGCCCACATCTTTAGTCTCGCCTTAACCTCCTTCGGATCATCTCCAGGGCTTGAGATACATACAACAGTTGGCAATCGGAGAGTTGCTGCCACTACTACTAGTCTGAGTCTCCCGGTTCGACCCGTTGGATActgaaacccgacccgaaacTTCAAGATCGAACCCGAGATCTCTACAAGCCTTCACTTCCTCAAAACCCATCTTCATTGACTTCTTTCCTCCTTTCACCTTTGAAAAAACCGTCAACTCTCCTTCCCCTCCTCTTACATAACAGTTTCCGTCTCTGTCACTGTCTCTCTCGTCACCGTTAAAATTAAAACCGTGACCGTACCTTTTTTGGTTAACTAACGTATCGACGTTCATCACCTCGTTATCTTTCTCTAAACGGGTGGATACGTTGACTTTTCTTCTCCCGCGAGACATGATCGTTGGGAGAGTGTAAAACCCTGCAGATTCCTTGTCGGAATCTGAATCTTCACCGTCAGAGATCTCTCCATCAGCCTCGGCTCTGATGTCGTTGAAGCTCTCAAGAGACATCTCAGACATGAAGTTACCCAGTTCCGAAGGTTGACTTGTGAAGTTATCTTCATTGTCGTCGTCGTGGAATGAGCTCATGCAGATAGATAACCTATGTTGAATACGAGTTTGGTTGATCGAATGATAATGAAATGGACTCGGTTTTGTGGGTGTTACAAAGACGTTTTATTCACAATATGAGATAAACGAACGAGATTACAAAGATATTAAGGAAAGAAGGAAAAGGTCGGAGCTTTGTTGAAAGACTCCGACGGAAACACTAAGCAGAGCGATCGGTCGTAAACCCTAGATCTTGCCGTCGGTGTCTTAGTATCTGTTTACGGATCCCTTTTTCTTTCCCTTATGTCCTCCTTTTATAGCCTCGGTCCGTCTTCCTTTCGTTTGCCCTAAAGCTAGTTCTCCCTAAAAGCCTGGCCCAATTTCATGTTGAAATGGGATTTTGAGCCGAACGAGAGTTCGTCGAGCCGAAGTCGACCCAGTCAGTCGATCGGTCGCGAGACCAAGCTGATTGATCGGTCGCGAGACCAAGCTGATCGATCGGTCATTTAGCCGGTCAATCCGTTAGCCAAGCTGGTCTTGCCTGGGTTCCTGTTGTTAATTTAAGCTGATCGAATGTGTCTCCAAGCCGATCGACTGTCAGTTGCGCTTGCCGCTCAACTTGGTTGCTGATGCTAATGGGCCGAATCCTGTTGTTCGATGGGCCTTGTGGGGAATGCTAAATTCCACTCCAACAGTAAGGCCCCCCATAGTCCACTTGCGATGGATCATGGTTCGTCGTAATGGGGTGGCAAGAATTGGTTCTGAGAATGACGGGTTCGGTTCTGCTCCGACCGATGGCCCGATGTGTCTTCATACGTCTCTTGGAGGGCGATGGATCAATACGCTATGAAGTTTGGAAGGGCATTGTCCGGTGCACAGTTGCTTATCAGAAGGATGTCCTGGCTCCGTTTATGCGATAGATCGATCGGTCAATACGCCTAGATTCTTAaatctcgatcgatcgatgctggaTGTTTGTGCGGGCATTCCATGCTCGATAGCTAACGTccacaaaaatattttcaaccAAGTCATTATTGTCGATCGAGTGCTTTTCGCTGGTCGATCGATCGATTGACCGCCGTACTGTTTTCATGTCTCTTGTTATTCTCTGTGAATATTCGACCATCGATCGGTCGATACTTATCGAATGCTCCGTGCTCGATTCACAGCGTAGGAGCCTGTCAATCGATCGGTCTGATCTAGACGTGGGAATTTGTAGTGACACCTTGAGCGGCGCAGGGAACGAGGCGATCGATGGAGTTACTGGCGGAGGTGTAAAATCTTAGGGTTTCTGAATCTTGTTGTGCGGTCGATCGCTCAGACGTCATTGTGCTACAATCACCTTTCGTCCGTTCGATCAGTCGGGTTACGCGTTGTCCGATCGATCGACCATTGCAAAGGCGCACGTACATAGCC
Protein-coding regions in this window:
- the LOC106416426 gene encoding uncharacterized protein LOC106416426, giving the protein MSLFLSRLRLEVRRSSSVSLLLSKGFSTSLRQTPPCSIMGAFPREDGGLRRLAVAYAHKPSVTQLDKVIPLGLGLVFNCYDDDDLDDEKTLTIGASHGWVATLKKDGILRLQDDFNPVASDANPKRIPLPPLVTLPHCQTNIITNVSMSSSSPEDDEDCVVAVKFLGPQLSFCKPAAGQSRPEWTNIKIENPCFFSSRVMYSEKDNMFRIPGSGGHLIGSWDPCNPSDDPKLHKVEFQNLPKLPMATRELMDSCFTSEHLVESRPTGETFLVKQYKKTAKNKEGVDIMKTEFLMVFKLDDEGNAVCIQRMGDLNMFLSMSEPFCVLASSFPGMLSSTVHIYDYDDMGYVYMDDFPFHIYRVSGPHLVPYQIPPQDIIEN